The DNA region GCTGAATATCCATTGACTCAACCTGCAACCATTGCTGCGGCAACAACATTTCTTGTAGTTGATACAGTGCATTCATAATCAGGAAGTTGCGTTTGAATAAATCAAGGTGGGGGTCAGCATCGAGCTGGGCCATCATGGTGTCTTTTTGCAGCTCACCGAGTAGGTGGTGCACTTTCCAGCTTTGTCGCGTTGATTCTAGAATACTGAGTATTGGCCAAATCAGGGGGTTGTCTATTTCATCCCGTTTTTCAGCAAGCATGACGTTCATCCTCTGTCACTGGCCAGCTACCTTGAACCGGCATCTCTTGGGGTTGGTTGTAAAGCCACCTTATTAAGGTATAAACCAATTCTGGCTATTTTGTAGCAAATATCGGGAAATCCATTTTCCAAGCACGCACTTTTGACCGCGTTCTCCGCCATCATAATGACACTCCCAACGTTGCCGATTTAATATTAAGCATATCCAGTGCCAACTTATGATGAAAAAGAGACCGTTTTGGCATATTAAAACCAAGTCTTGTCTGTTTATGTCGAGTCGACATCACAAGGCATTCATCTTAAACCGTGCAAACCCCATAATTTTTGTCATCTAATTCGCATTCTGCCCAGAACTCCATTAATCTTTCTACAAGCACAGACTAAACAACCTCTTTTCTATGACAGCTTCTTCTACACAATGTGAGGCTTGCAGGGATGCCCAGCCACTCGCTTTCGATTTTACCATGGCATTCCAACCGATCATTCAGCTTTCTACCGGTTCCATTTATGCCTATGAAGCGCTAGCTCGGGGATTAGATGGCAGTGGTGCAGGCAGTGTGTTCCAACATGTCAATGCAGATAATCAGTATCAGTTTGACCAAACCTGTCGCATCAAGGCGGTGAAGCTGGCCGCTGAGCTGGGTATCCCTTGTTATCTCAGCATTAATTTCATGCCCAATGCGGTTTACGAGCCTGAGCGTTGTATTCGTACCACCCTTAAAGCAGCGAATGACTATAACTTCCCACTTGATCAGATTCTGTTTGAGTTCACCGAAGGTGAAGAAGTGTTGGATTACGGCCATATTCAACGCATTATTCGCTATTACCGCTCGCAAGGTTTTTTGACCGCAATCGACGACTTTGGTGCTGGCTATTCCGGCCTAACAGCGCTGGCTAATATTGATACCCATATGGTGAAACTGGATATGGCATTGGTACGGGATATTGACACTGACGTCACCAAGCAGGCCATTGTTCGCCATAGTGTCGCTATGTGTCAGGAGCTACATCGTCAAATTATTGCCGAAGGCGTTGAAACAGAGGCAGAGTTGCAGTGCTTGGTCGGGTTGGGGGTCGATTTTTTTCAGGGCTATTACATCGCTAAGCCTGGATTTGAGTGTTTACCTGAAATCAATCAAGCACCTGGACTAGATGCCTTCCATCGTCAATAATCTGACTGCCCAGCGAGTTTGACCGCTCGCTGTTTTAACTGCCTCACACTCACAATTGATAATCTTTCTCAACTATCGTCTTCCAGGGTATACTGGCGAGCATTCACCATGTTGAGGAGGTTTACAGGATGAGCTGGGATAAGTTGAGCTCTCAGGGCGTTTCCCGACGCCAATTCTTACAAAAAACGGCAGCCATAGCGGCGCTTTCCACTCTACCCGCTTGCTCCCTAGTCTCTGCCTCTCGGCAAAGCGGCCAATGGGAATACCATTTAAGCGCTGAGCCCAGTCAGGCCGAGTTGGTGCCCGGTTATCAAACCGACGTGCTCGCCTTTAATGGCAACATCCCAGCCCCTACTATCCGCTGCCGCCAAGGCGAGCCAGTGACGATTCACTTTACCAATAACCTCAACGAACCCACCACCATTCACTGGCATGGACTGCGTATCCCAATTGAAATGGACGGTGTACCTTTTTTATCCCAAGCGCCTATTCAGCCCGGTGAAACCTTTACCTATCG from Salinivibrio kushneri includes:
- a CDS encoding EAL domain-containing protein → MTASSTQCEACRDAQPLAFDFTMAFQPIIQLSTGSIYAYEALARGLDGSGAGSVFQHVNADNQYQFDQTCRIKAVKLAAELGIPCYLSINFMPNAVYEPERCIRTTLKAANDYNFPLDQILFEFTEGEEVLDYGHIQRIIRYYRSQGFLTAIDDFGAGYSGLTALANIDTHMVKLDMALVRDIDTDVTKQAIVRHSVAMCQELHRQIIAEGVETEAELQCLVGLGVDFFQGYYIAKPGFECLPEINQAPGLDAFHRQ